A stretch of Monomorium pharaonis isolate MP-MQ-018 chromosome 7, ASM1337386v2, whole genome shotgun sequence DNA encodes these proteins:
- the LOC105835513 gene encoding myotubularin-related protein 6, whose amino-acid sequence MDQIKVPKVENVRMLDKYSNNHSIGTLYLTVTHLIFVERSGKKKIWVLYTHISNIEKQPLTTTGSPLYIKCKHFFIVTFVIPKERDCHEIYLTLLKLSCPASIEDLYCFNYQESKDTLPQHAGWNFFNVQSEFQRQGVPNEEWSLSYLNINYELCDTYPKYLYVPSASTKNILLGSAKFRSRGRLPVLTYLHSNKAAICRCSQPLSGFSARCPEDEELMHNILCTNPNSRYMYVVDTRPRINAFANRAAGKGYENENFYDNIKFHFFGIENIHVMRTSLNKLLDLQRSTSMSAFLSGLESSGWLKHIRSILETAWFIARAVSNGVSVVVHCSDGWDRTAQVCSLAALLLDPFYRTIQGFQALIEKDWLSFGHKFSDRCGHVSNDGKELAPIFTQFIDAAYQLLQQYPYKFQFNEYFLLTLHDHVHSCQHGTFIGNSEKERQMLRLSERTYSLWGYLANNMNEYINPIYRCNRYNNEESADILQPKLAPQSIVLWRGLYFRFENGIHPRETCEDLILTIYDHTSSLEDHVKLLLKRVNSLGQLLNTNNVQKKGKHKFDNKFMKDSMSETIIENTANHDEKTKAKLRSNQLENELKTVALEWKSSRNMEECGCSTTFDAFNKKHHCWSCGDVLCTRCMAAHTKLPGHLSQRAVPICKSCYQNFGISATSP is encoded by the exons ATGGATCAGATAAAAGTCCCAAAG GTAGAGAATGTGAGGATGCTAGATAAGTATAGCAATAATCATTCCATTGGCACACTTTATCTAACAGTGACACATCTTATCTTTGTCGAAAGAAGTGGCAAAAAGAAGATATGG GTATTATATACGCATATCTCTAATATAGAGAAGCAACCATTGACAACCACAGGATCACCTTTGTATATTAAGTGCAAGCATTTTTTCATTGTCACTTTTGTCATCCCAAAGGAACGCGATTGCCATGAGATTTatcttacattattaaaattatcctgTCCAG CTAGCATAGAAGATTTATATTGCTTCAATTATCAAGAGAGCAAGGATACCTTACCTCAGCACGCTGGGTGGAATTTCTTCAATGTACAAAGCGAATTTCAACGGCAAGGTGTCCCAAATGAGGAATGGTCGCTttcgtatttaaatattaattatgag CTTTGTGATACTTATCCAAAGTACTTATACGTTCCCAGTGCatctactaaaaatattttattaggtAGCGCAAAGTTTAGAAGCAGAGGAAGGTTACCAGTTCTAACGTACTTGCATTCAAACAAG gcTGCTATTTGCCGATGCAGTCAACCACTCTCAGGATTTAGTGCACGATGTCCCGAGGATGAAGAATTGatgcataatatattatgtacaaatcCTAATTCACGGTATATGTATGTTGTCGATACAAGGCCACGG ATTAATGCCTTTGCTAACAGAGCCGCGGGAAAAGGATATGAAAACGAAAATTTCTACGACaacattaaatttcatttctttGGGATAGAAAACATTCATGTAATGAGAACGAGTTTAAACAAGCTTTTAGACT TACAAAGATCGACTTCCATGAGTGCATTTTTGAGTGGTCTAGAAAGCAGCGGTTGGCTGAAGCATATTCGTTCTATCCTGGAAACCGCTTGGTTTATTGCACGAGCAGTTTCGAACGGCGTGAGCGTGGTGGTGCATTGTAGCGATGGATGGGATCGCACCGCGCAAGTGTGCTCTCTGGCTGCATTATTGTTGGATCCATTTTATAGAACAATCCAAGGCTTTCaa GctttaatagaaaaagattGGTTGTCCTTTGGTCATAAATTTAGTGACCGCTGTGGCCATGTCAGTAACGATGGTAAAGAACTTGCACCGATATTTACACAGTTTATAGACGCGGCATATCAATTGCTACAGCAGTatccatataaatttcaattcaatgaatattttcttttaacgtTACACGATCATGTACATAGTTGTCAACATGGTACATTCATCGGAAATtcggaaaaagaaagacaaatGTTAAG atTATCCGAGCGAACGTATTCATTGTGGGGCTACTTGGCAAATAATATGAACGAGTATATAAATCCAATCTACAGATGCAATCGTTACAATAATGAAGAATCAGCTGATATTCTTCAACCTAAATTGGCACCTCAATCTATTGT tctGTGGAGAGGCTTGTACTTCAGATTTGAAAATGGAATACATCCTAGAGAAACGTGCGAAGATTTGATTCTAACGATTTATGATCACACGAGTTCTTTAGAGGATCATGTGAAgcttttgttaaaa CGAGTAAATTCTTTGGGGCAACTTTTAAATACGAATAATGTTCAAAAGAAAGGAAAGCATAAATtcgacaataaatttatgaaggACTCTATGTCAGAGACTATAATAGAAAACACTGCAAATCACGACGAGAAGACGAAAGCTAAGTTAAGATCGAATCAATTGGAAAATGAATTAAAGACAGTTGCCTTAGAATGGAAATCGTCGCGAAATATGGAAGAATGTGGATGTTCTACTACATTTGATGCTTTCAACAAAAAG CATCATTGTTGGTCTTGCGGTGATGTACTATGTACGAGATGTATGGCGGCGCACACTAAATTACCTGGGCATCTATCACAGCGTGCTGTGCCTATATGCAAATCATGCTATCAGAATTTCGGCATATCCGCTACTAGTCCTTAA